The following proteins are encoded in a genomic region of Fimbriiglobus ruber:
- a CDS encoding PAS domain-containing sensor histidine kinase yields the protein MWLERVVHPDDRERTLACWMTAVADKGVYDLEYRIRRHDGQYRWFKTRGVPIRDGEGRIEEWFGTCTDIEDEKRAVEALRAADRRKDEFLARLAHELRNPLAPIRNALQILKMPRVDAATAERSRDMMERQVHHLVRLVDDLLDVSRVMRGKIVLRRERTELATVVARAVETVQPLVDAQRHELSVRLPPESLLLNADSVRLVQVVGNLLTNAAKYTEPGGHIRLTADRDGDVAVLRVRDDGIGIAPDMLPHVFELFVQADHATTKTQGGLGIGLTLVKNLVNLHGGTVEAQSDGPGRGGGSSSSGSRSWCRGWTGSKAVTR from the coding sequence GTGTGGCTGGAGCGGGTCGTTCACCCGGACGACCGGGAGCGGACGCTCGCCTGCTGGATGACGGCGGTGGCGGACAAGGGCGTGTACGACCTGGAATATCGCATCCGACGCCACGACGGGCAGTACCGCTGGTTCAAGACACGAGGCGTGCCGATCCGGGACGGCGAGGGGCGCATCGAGGAGTGGTTCGGCACCTGTACCGACATTGAGGACGAGAAGCGGGCCGTCGAGGCACTGCGGGCCGCCGACCGGCGCAAGGACGAGTTCCTGGCGAGGTTGGCCCACGAACTCCGCAACCCGCTGGCCCCGATTCGTAACGCCCTGCAAATCCTCAAGATGCCGAGAGTGGATGCGGCGACCGCCGAGCGGTCACGGGACATGATGGAGCGGCAGGTGCATCATCTGGTGCGTCTGGTGGACGACCTCCTGGACGTGTCACGGGTGATGCGGGGCAAGATCGTTCTCCGCCGGGAGCGGACCGAACTCGCCACGGTCGTTGCCCGTGCGGTCGAGACGGTGCAGCCGCTCGTGGACGCCCAGCGCCACGAGTTGAGCGTGCGCCTGCCGCCCGAATCCTTGCTCCTCAACGCCGACTCGGTGCGGCTCGTCCAGGTCGTCGGCAACCTGTTGACGAATGCGGCCAAATACACGGAGCCGGGCGGGCACATCCGGCTGACCGCCGACCGTGACGGAGACGTGGCCGTACTCCGGGTCCGGGATGACGGCATCGGGATCGCCCCGGACATGCTGCCGCACGTCTTCGAGTTATTCGTGCAAGCCGACCACGCCACCACGAAGACCCAGGGCGGGTTGGGGATCGGGCTGACCCTGGTGAAAAACCTCGTGAACTTGCACGGCGGAACGGTCGAGGCGCAGAGCGACGGGCCGGGCCGGGGGGGGGGGAGTTCGTCGTCCGGCTCCCGCTCGTGGTGCAGGGGATGGACCGGGAGCAAAGCGGTGACACGGTGA
- a CDS encoding PAS domain S-box protein — MADVSELLVLSRQEPSGPRASLLLVDDTPANLLSLRAILEELGQNLVEARSGEEALERVEAQEFAAVLLDVLMPGIGGFETARAIRGHERSRHTPIIFLTTGDIDRSQTEEAYRLGAVDFLVQPLMPVAFRAKVRGLVELFLDKQRARHEADQLRLLVQGTTDYAIFMLDPQGNVASWNAGAERIKGYKAEEIVGRHFSRFYPPDAIERGWPAHELEVARTEGRFEDEGWRVRKDGARFWANVVITALSDEAGEFRGFLKITRDMTERKRSEENARLLAEEAAARRAAEENARLLHDQRERLHVTLTSIGDAVISTDAEGRVEFLNPVAENLVGWTTDEAARRSLTDVFRIVNEDTRRPVDNPALRALREGRIVGLANHTILISKDGTERPIDDSAAPIRDQKGNISGSVLVFRDISERKRSEAALGERLRLLALNAAVGESLVRGDSLAVMLQRCAGALVDHLHGAFARIWTFNPHDDVLELRASAGLYTHLDGPHSRVPVGHYKIGLIARERKPHLTNAVVGDPRVGDQEWAQREGMVAFAGYPLLVDDRLVGVMAMFARQPLSETTLGAMASVADEIAVGIEGTSAQERLHEQEEWLRVTLASIGDAVIATDTEGRVTFLNGVAQELTGWQMTDARGQRLNAVFTILNEQTRRPVENPVEKVLREGVVVGLANHTVLIAKDGAERPIDDSAAPIRDETGKMIGVVLVFRDVAEQRRAEHELRTSEARKSAILETALDCIITMDHDGRVVEFNPAAERTFGYARSEIVGRKLADFIVPPSLRERHDRGMTHYLATGEGPVLGRRLELPALRADGTEIPVEVSITRIPTDGPPVFTAYLRDISERKRSEAVLAGQKRVLELLVQGAPLPDVLDALCEIVEGQSRDKLIATVLLVDEDGQRLRSVAGRRAPADYTRAVDGVRIGPCVGSCGTAAHRGEPVVVSDIAADPLWADFRDLALGHGLRACWSTPIFSSQGKVLGTFAVYYPSPHRPSPEELRLVDILTRSAGVAVERRRDEEALKEADRRKDEFLATLAHELRNPLAPMRNALQVMQLAGGDGAAVGRAREMMERQMRHMVRLVDDLLDVSRITKDKLDLRKQRVDLAAVVRTAVETSRPLIEAAGHELTITLPPQPVFVDGDPVRLAQVFSNLLNNAAKYTDRGGKIWLAAERLGSDAVVSVRDTGLGIPRDMLGKVFELFTQVDRTLEKAQGGLGIGLTLVRRLTEMHGGGVEAHSEGVGKGSEFIVRLPAIFVPPSRDERATEERTPSSRRRLLVVDDNRDSAVSLGMMLELMGNEVRTAHDGLEAVQAAEVFRPDVILLDIGLPRLNGYEAARRIKGQPWGEDIVLIALTGWGQEEDKRRSKEAGFNFHMVKPVEPAALEKVLAGLLSYH; from the coding sequence ATGGCTGACGTGTCGGAACTCCTGGTCCTCTCTCGGCAGGAGCCGTCCGGGCCGAGGGCCAGCCTTCTCCTGGTGGATGACACCCCGGCCAACCTCCTTTCGCTCCGAGCCATTCTCGAAGAACTCGGCCAGAACCTCGTGGAAGCCCGCTCCGGCGAGGAAGCGCTGGAGCGGGTCGAGGCCCAAGAGTTCGCCGCCGTACTGCTCGATGTCCTGATGCCGGGGATCGGCGGGTTCGAGACGGCACGAGCGATTCGGGGCCACGAGCGGTCCCGCCACACACCCATCATCTTCCTCACCACCGGCGACATCGACCGATCACAAACGGAAGAGGCGTACCGCCTCGGCGCAGTGGACTTCCTGGTGCAGCCCCTGATGCCGGTCGCCTTCCGGGCCAAGGTGCGTGGCCTCGTCGAACTGTTCCTGGACAAGCAGCGGGCGAGGCACGAGGCCGACCAACTCCGCCTGCTCGTTCAGGGGACGACGGACTACGCCATCTTCATGCTGGACCCGCAGGGCAACGTGGCCTCGTGGAACGCCGGGGCCGAGCGCATCAAGGGGTACAAGGCCGAGGAGATCGTCGGCCGGCACTTCTCCCGCTTCTACCCGCCCGACGCCATCGAGCGGGGCTGGCCCGCCCACGAACTCGAAGTCGCCAGGACCGAAGGGCGGTTCGAGGACGAGGGGTGGCGGGTCCGCAAGGACGGCGCCCGGTTCTGGGCCAACGTCGTCATCACGGCGCTTTCCGACGAGGCGGGGGAGTTCCGTGGCTTCTTGAAGATCACCAGGGACATGACGGAGCGCAAGCGGTCGGAGGAGAACGCCCGACTCCTTGCCGAAGAAGCAGCGGCCCGCCGGGCGGCGGAAGAAAACGCCCGACTCCTCCACGACCAGCGGGAGCGGCTGCACGTCACGCTGACGAGCATCGGGGATGCCGTCATCAGCACCGACGCCGAGGGCCGGGTCGAATTCCTCAACCCGGTCGCCGAGAACCTGGTCGGCTGGACGACGGACGAAGCCGCCCGCCGCAGCCTGACGGATGTGTTCCGCATCGTCAACGAGGACACCCGCCGGCCGGTCGATAACCCGGCGCTGCGGGCGCTGCGGGAGGGCCGCATCGTCGGGCTGGCGAACCACACCATCCTCATCTCGAAGGACGGCACGGAGCGCCCGATTGACGACAGTGCGGCCCCGATCCGGGATCAGAAGGGCAACATCTCCGGTAGCGTGCTGGTCTTCCGGGACATCAGCGAGCGGAAGCGGTCGGAGGCGGCGCTGGGCGAGCGGCTACGGCTGCTCGCCCTGAATGCGGCGGTCGGGGAGTCGCTCGTCCGGGGCGACAGCTTGGCGGTCATGCTCCAACGGTGTGCCGGGGCACTGGTGGACCACCTGCACGGGGCATTCGCCCGCATCTGGACTTTTAACCCGCACGACGACGTTCTCGAACTCCGGGCGAGCGCCGGCCTGTACACGCACCTGGACGGCCCGCACAGCCGGGTTCCGGTCGGCCACTACAAGATCGGGCTGATCGCCCGGGAGCGGAAGCCGCATCTGACGAACGCCGTGGTCGGCGACCCCCGTGTCGGCGACCAGGAGTGGGCGCAGCGGGAGGGCATGGTCGCCTTCGCCGGATACCCGCTTCTGGTGGACGACCGGCTGGTGGGCGTGATGGCGATGTTCGCCCGCCAACCCCTGTCCGAGACGACACTGGGGGCGATGGCGTCGGTGGCCGACGAGATCGCCGTCGGGATCGAGGGGACATCGGCCCAGGAGCGGCTCCACGAACAGGAAGAATGGCTGCGGGTGACGCTCGCCAGCATCGGCGATGCGGTGATCGCCACCGACACCGAGGGGCGGGTCACGTTCCTCAACGGCGTGGCACAGGAGTTGACCGGCTGGCAAATGACGGACGCCCGGGGGCAACGGCTGAACGCCGTATTCACGATCCTCAACGAACAGACCCGTCGGCCGGTGGAAAACCCGGTCGAGAAGGTGCTGCGGGAAGGCGTCGTCGTCGGGCTGGCGAACCATACCGTCCTGATCGCCAAAGACGGTGCCGAGCGGCCCATTGACGACAGCGCCGCCCCGATTCGTGACGAGACGGGGAAAATGATCGGCGTGGTGCTGGTCTTCCGGGATGTGGCCGAGCAGCGGCGTGCGGAACACGAACTGCGCACGAGTGAGGCCCGCAAAAGCGCCATCTTGGAGACGGCGCTCGATTGCATCATCACCATGGATCACGACGGCCGGGTGGTGGAGTTCAACCCGGCCGCCGAACGGACGTTCGGTTACGCCCGGTCTGAGATCGTCGGGCGAAAACTGGCCGACTTCATCGTCCCGCCGTCGTTGCGGGAGCGGCACGACCGGGGGATGACGCACTACCTCGCCACGGGAGAAGGCCCGGTCCTCGGCCGTCGGCTCGAACTCCCCGCCCTGCGAGCGGACGGCACCGAGATTCCCGTCGAAGTGTCGATCACCCGCATCCCGACGGACGGCCCGCCGGTGTTCACGGCCTACCTGCGGGACATCAGCGAGCGCAAGCGAAGTGAGGCGGTTCTGGCCGGGCAGAAGCGAGTCCTGGAATTGCTCGTCCAGGGGGCACCGCTCCCCGACGTGCTGGACGCCCTGTGCGAGATCGTCGAAGGACAGAGCCGAGACAAACTGATCGCCACGGTCCTTCTCGTGGACGAGGACGGCCAGCGTCTCCGCTCGGTCGCCGGTCGCCGGGCACCCGCCGATTACACCCGGGCGGTGGACGGGGTGCGGATCGGGCCGTGCGTCGGCTCGTGCGGCACGGCGGCGCACCGGGGCGAGCCGGTCGTCGTGTCGGACATCGCCGCCGACCCGTTGTGGGCGGACTTCCGGGACCTGGCGTTGGGCCACGGGCTGCGGGCGTGTTGGTCCACGCCGATCTTCTCGTCACAGGGGAAGGTCTTGGGGACGTTCGCCGTGTACTACCCGTCGCCCCACCGTCCGTCTCCCGAAGAACTGCGGCTGGTGGACATCTTGACCCGCTCGGCGGGGGTCGCCGTCGAGCGCCGGCGGGACGAGGAGGCGCTCAAGGAGGCCGACCGCCGCAAGGACGAGTTCCTGGCGACGTTGGCCCACGAACTCCGCAACCCCCTGGCCCCGATGCGCAACGCCCTCCAGGTCATGCAACTGGCGGGCGGCGACGGGGCGGCCGTCGGGCGGGCGCGGGAGATGATGGAGCGGCAGATGCGGCACATGGTTCGACTGGTGGACGACCTGCTCGACGTGTCCCGCATCACCAAAGACAAACTCGACCTCCGCAAGCAGCGGGTCGATCTGGCGGCGGTCGTGCGTACCGCCGTCGAGACGAGCCGCCCGCTGATCGAGGCGGCGGGCCATGAACTGACCATCACCCTGCCGCCGCAGCCGGTGTTTGTGGACGGCGACCCGGTGCGGCTGGCCCAGGTCTTCTCCAACCTGCTCAACAACGCCGCCAAGTACACCGACCGGGGCGGGAAAATCTGGCTGGCCGCCGAGCGACTGGGGAGTGATGCGGTCGTCTCGGTGCGGGACACCGGGCTGGGCATCCCCAGGGACATGCTCGGCAAGGTGTTCGAGTTGTTTACGCAGGTGGACCGCACGCTGGAGAAGGCCCAGGGCGGGTTGGGCATCGGCCTGACGCTGGTGCGGCGGCTGACCGAAATGCACGGCGGCGGCGTCGAGGCCCACAGCGAGGGAGTGGGAAAAGGGAGCGAGTTCATCGTGCGCCTCCCGGCCATATTTGTTCCCCCGTCCCGTGACGAGCGGGCGACCGAGGAACGCACCCCCTCGTCCCGCCGGCGCCTCCTGGTCGTGGACGACAACCGGGACTCGGCCGTCAGCCTGGGCATGATGCTCGAACTCATGGGCAACGAGGTCCGCACGGCGCACGACGGGTTGGAGGCGGTGCAGGCGGCGGAGGTCTTCCGTCCCGACGTGATCCTTCTGGACATCGGGCTGCCCCGGCTGAACGGCTACGAGGCGGCCCGGCGGATCAAGGGCCAGCCGTGGGGTGAGGACATCGTGCTGATCGCCCTGACCGGCTGGGGCCAAGAGGAGGACAAGCGGCGGTCCAAGGAGGCGGGCTTCAATTTCCACATGGTCAAGCCGGTCGAACCCGCCGCCCTGGAGAAGGTGCTGGCCGGTCTGCTCTCATACCACTGA
- a CDS encoding PAS domain S-box protein codes for MYDAVLSNTPDFVYVFDLNHRFTFANEVLLRMWGKTSDEAIGKTCLELGYEPWHAAMHDREIEQVVATRQPVKGEVLFTGTFGRRIYEYIFVPVLGERGDVEAVAGTTRDVTDRRQAEEQVRHSERLHRAIAELSTDYAFDGTIGLDGTVRIERVTEGFAKFYGLTLDEMNAQGGWGSVIHADDHPVVGRTIERLLAGQIDRGEVRGLRRDGSVKWQAYLTVPVRDGASGRTVSLYGAATDVTAQRQLTEQLRGQAESLAAILAATVDNIYLLDKEGRYRYVSLGGARVLGLEPGQMTGRRWQELGLSADIMERFDAQRKWAIETGEPQRHEVAFTDRAGGKHHFEYTIAPVRGEDGGFEAVVVVSRDDTERKRAEEALREASTTLRSFYDTAPVMMGGWRSAARTCCT; via the coding sequence TTGTACGACGCCGTCCTCTCGAACACACCCGATTTTGTTTACGTCTTCGACCTCAACCACCGCTTCACCTTCGCCAACGAAGTCCTGCTACGGATGTGGGGGAAGACCTCGGACGAGGCCATCGGCAAGACCTGTCTCGAACTCGGGTACGAACCGTGGCACGCCGCCATGCACGACCGGGAGATCGAACAGGTCGTCGCCACCCGGCAGCCGGTCAAGGGCGAGGTTCTGTTCACCGGCACGTTCGGTCGGCGCATCTACGAATACATCTTCGTCCCGGTCCTGGGTGAAAGGGGAGACGTCGAGGCGGTCGCCGGGACGACACGGGACGTGACCGACCGCAGGCAGGCCGAGGAACAGGTCCGGCACAGCGAGCGGCTCCACCGGGCCATCGCCGAACTGTCCACGGACTATGCGTTCGACGGGACCATCGGCCTGGACGGGACGGTACGCATCGAGCGGGTGACGGAGGGCTTCGCCAAGTTCTACGGCCTGACCCTGGACGAGATGAATGCCCAGGGCGGCTGGGGAAGCGTCATCCATGCCGACGATCACCCGGTCGTCGGCCGGACCATCGAGCGGCTGCTGGCGGGCCAGATCGACCGGGGTGAGGTCCGGGGGCTTCGCCGTGACGGCTCGGTCAAGTGGCAGGCGTACCTGACCGTTCCCGTCCGGGACGGTGCCAGCGGGCGCACCGTGAGCCTGTACGGGGCCGCCACGGACGTGACGGCGCAGCGGCAGTTGACCGAGCAGCTTCGTGGTCAGGCCGAGAGCCTGGCGGCGATTCTGGCGGCGACCGTGGACAACATCTACCTGCTCGACAAGGAGGGCCGCTACCGCTACGTGAGCCTGGGCGGGGCGAGGGTACTGGGTTTGGAGCCGGGGCAGATGACCGGCAGACGGTGGCAGGAGTTGGGCCTATCTGCCGACATCATGGAGCGATTCGACGCCCAGCGGAAGTGGGCGATTGAGACCGGCGAGCCGCAGCGACACGAAGTCGCCTTCACGGACCGGGCGGGCGGGAAACACCATTTCGAGTACACCATCGCCCCAGTGCGGGGCGAGGACGGCGGCTTCGAGGCGGTTGTTGTCGTCTCACGGGACGACACGGAGCGGAAGCGGGCCGAAGAGGCGTTACGGGAGGCCAGCACCACGCTCCGCAGCTTCTACGACACCGCCCCGGTCATGATGGGGGGGTGGAGGTCAGCGGCGAGGACGTGCTGCACGTGA
- a CDS encoding GyrI-like domain-containing protein yields the protein MNIEIVEEPIRFQLHGIEGVVENERYGEVGFRLMNEMWQVVKGAGIPTTGINHWVYLLGGRMFVGVELRSPQSLPTPDPIEPLEFELERYMKHVHVGPYQALPQKWAELKAELAGRSEVIGSPSLEVYGHHCAEPSKLETTILIGLRAKPA from the coding sequence ATGAACATCGAGATCGTCGAGGAGCCGATTCGATTCCAGCTGCACGGCATCGAGGGCGTGGTCGAGAACGAGCGGTACGGCGAGGTCGGCTTTCGCCTCATGAACGAAATGTGGCAGGTCGTTAAAGGGGCCGGGATTCCGACGACGGGCATCAACCATTGGGTGTATCTACTCGGTGGAAGAATGTTCGTTGGGGTCGAACTCCGAAGCCCCCAATCGCTTCCCACTCCCGATCCGATTGAGCCGCTGGAGTTCGAGTTGGAGCGGTACATGAAACATGTCCACGTCGGGCCATATCAAGCCTTGCCCCAAAAGTGGGCGGAGTTAAAGGCCGAACTTGCGGGTCGTAGCGAGGTCATCGGCTCGCCGTCGCTGGAAGTGTACGGCCATCATTGCGCCGAGCCGTCGAAGCTGGAGACGACGATCCTCATCGGCCTCCGGGCGAAACCGGCGTGA
- a CDS encoding response regulator, whose amino-acid sequence MTKAQESPSPSGHRLLVVDDNQDAADSLAMLLRLHGHEVRVAHSGQAALEATKAFNPGLIFLDIGMPGMDGFEVARRVRKTPGLEDVVLAALTGWGQQVDRRRTAEAGFDHHLVKPPDPKVVEGLRAGLKRREGQ is encoded by the coding sequence GTGACGAAGGCCCAAGAGTCGCCCTCTCCCTCCGGCCACCGCCTGCTCGTCGTGGACGACAATCAGGACGCCGCCGACAGCCTCGCCATGCTGCTCCGGCTGCACGGCCACGAGGTCCGGGTCGCCCACAGCGGCCAAGCGGCGCTGGAGGCAACAAAAGCCTTCAACCCGGGGCTGATCTTCCTCGACATCGGGATGCCGGGGATGGACGGTTTCGAGGTCGCCCGTCGAGTGCGGAAGACGCCCGGCCTGGAGGACGTGGTACTGGCTGCGCTAACGGGCTGGGGCCAACAAGTGGATCGCCGCCGCACGGCAGAAGCCGGGTTCGACCACCATCTCGTCAAGCCACCAGACCCGAAGGTGGTCGAGGGCTTGCGGGCCGGATTGAAGCGCCGAGAGGGGCAATGA
- a CDS encoding adenosine-specific kinase translates to MLDHLLRRSVRAGHALIIFLGGGFDPLNVPNPMKMVPEVRRTICATANPTEVILETEQRRGVLGIVEGSPR, encoded by the coding sequence GTGCTCGATCACTTGTTACGCCGCTCAGTCCGGGCCGGGCACGCCTTGATCATCTTTCTGGGCGGCGGTTTCGACCCGCTGAACGTGCCGAACCCGATGAAGATGGTTCCTGAAGTGCGCCGGACCATCTGTGCGACCGCAAATCCCACCGAGGTCATCCTGGAAACCGAACAGAGACGAGGCGTCCTCGGTATCGTGGAGGGGTCTCCCCGGTAG
- a CDS encoding VOC family protein has product MPANTPSIDPGVRIGHVHLKVADLERALRFYCGVLGFQITQRYGAQAAFVSAGGYHHHIGLNTWESRGGSPPPPGSTGLYHTAILYPTKKALAVALRRVLEAGVPLDGASDHGVSEALYLRDPDDNGVELYWDRPQVQWPRTAGGELAMFTRQLDLNALLQEIETPPTTPAVGEGPKDL; this is encoded by the coding sequence ATGCCAGCCAACACACCAAGCATTGATCCCGGCGTGCGCATCGGCCACGTCCACCTGAAGGTGGCCGATCTGGAGCGGGCGCTGCGGTTCTATTGCGGCGTCCTCGGCTTCCAGATCACCCAGCGGTACGGGGCGCAGGCGGCGTTCGTGTCGGCGGGCGGCTACCACCACCACATCGGGCTGAACACCTGGGAGAGTCGGGGTGGATCGCCGCCGCCACCCGGATCGACCGGCCTGTACCACACCGCCATCCTCTACCCCACGAAGAAGGCACTGGCCGTCGCCCTGCGGCGTGTCCTGGAAGCGGGCGTCCCGCTGGACGGGGCGAGCGACCACGGGGTCAGCGAGGCGCTGTACCTGCGTGACCCCGACGACAACGGCGTGGAGTTGTATTGGGACCGCCCGCAGGTGCAGTGGCCCCGGACGGCGGGCGGCGAGTTGGCGATGTTCACTCGGCAGCTCGACTTGAACGCCTTGCTTCAAGAGATCGAGACACCGCCAACCACACCAGCAGTCGGCGAAGGCCCGAAGGACTTGTGA